A window of the Halichoerus grypus chromosome 2, mHalGry1.hap1.1, whole genome shotgun sequence genome harbors these coding sequences:
- the LOC144380853 gene encoding uncharacterized protein LOC144380853, translating to MVDSCCGSVCSDQGCGQETCCHPSCCQTTCCRTTCCRPSCCVSSCCRPSCCGPSCCGSSCCRPSCCISSCCRPTCCQTTCCRTTCCRPSCCVSSCCRPSCCGSSCCRPSCCGSSCCRPSCCISSCCRPACCGSSCCRPSCCISSCCRPTCCQTTCCRTTCCRPSCC from the coding sequence ATGGTCGACTCCTGTTGTGGCTCCGTCTGCTCTGACCAGGGCTGTGGCCAGGAGACCTGCTGCCACCCCAGCTGCTGCCagaccacctgctgcaggaccacctgctgccGCCCCAGCTGCTGCGtgtccagctgctgccgcccctcctgctgtggtcccagctgctgtggctccagctgctgcaggcccagctgctgcatctccagctgctgccgccccacctgctgccagaccacctgctgcaggaccacctgctgccGCCCCAGCTGCTGCGtgtccagctgctgccgcccctcctgctgtggctccagctgctgccgcccctcctgctgtggctccagctgctgccgcccctcctgctgcatttCTAGCTGCTGCCGCCCCGcctgctgtggctccagctgctgcaggCCCAGCTGCTGCATCTCTAGCTGCTGCCGCCCCACCTGCTGCCagaccacctgctgcaggaccacctgctgccGCCCCAGCTGTTGCTAG